A section of the Montipora foliosa isolate CH-2021 unplaced genomic scaffold, ASM3666993v2 scaffold_427, whole genome shotgun sequence genome encodes:
- the LOC137988768 gene encoding uncharacterized protein, with amino-acid sequence MGLRQHVTTPTHESGNTLDLIITRQFEDLVRETPISDYHISDHWSVTCRLNLDKPRVTKKTVTFRKIKGVDLGALSDEISSSDLCANTPDTLNDLVLCYNSTLSSALDRHAPLITKTIPARPLVLWFNDEIKEARRLRRRAERRGRRSGLDTDLLTYKAIKNKTNNLMNEARRVFFTEFVEENCNDQRKLFLATKRLLGRENVMEYPQFDDKIALANKFSDFFIQKIDSIQTKLDNMSSTPPFCTANERVSDVPFIERFNTLSQSDVRKLIESTPKKSCLLDPMPSTLVIGCIDVLLPVITKIINSSLQSGVFAVQWKCALVSPLLKKPGLELLLKNYRPVSNLQYISKLTEKAVFQQTHSHVYKLIIS; translated from the coding sequence ATGGGTTTGCGACAGCATGTTACAACACCAACGCACGAGTCAGGTAATACATTGGACCTAATTATAACACGGCAGTTCGAAGACTTGGTCAGAGAAACTCCCATCTCGGACTATCACATTTCCGATCACTGGTCTGTTACATGCCGGTTAAACCTTGACAAGCCCAGggtgacaaagaaaacagtaacCTTCAGGAAAATCAAAGGCGTGGATTTGGGTGCGCTTTCTGACGAGATTTCATCATCGGATTTATGTGCAAATACCCCGGATACATTGAACGATCTTGTGTTGTGTTATAATTCCACTCTTTCGTCTGCTCTGGACCGGCATGCACCACTCATTACAAAGACCATACCAGCTAGGCCCCTTGTACTTTGGTTTAACGATGAAATTAAGGAGGCTAGAAGACTGAGGCGTAGAGCGGAGAGGAGAGGGCGGCGCTCTGGTCTGGATACAGATCTTCTTACCTACAAAGCTATTAAGAACAAAACTAACAATCTAATGAATGAAGCACGTAGAGTGTTTTTCACAGAGTTTGTAGAAGAAAACTGCAATGATCAGAGGAAATTGTTCTTGGCCACTAAGAGATTGCTTGGGAGAGAGAACGTGATGGAGTATCCTCAATTTGATGATAAGATCGCCCTTGCTAACAAGTTTAGTGATTTCTTTATTCAGAAGATTGACTCCATACAGACTAAACTTGACAACATGTCCTCGACCCCTCCTTTCTGCACTGCAAACGAGCGCGTGTCTGATGTACCCTTTATTGAGAGGTTTAATACACTCAGTCAATCTGATGTCCGAAAACTCATTGAGTCCACACCCAAAAAATCATGCTTACTGGATCCTATGCCATCAACACTTGTTATCGGCTGCATCGATGTCTTGCTACCTGTAATAACTAAGATTATAAACTCATCGCTACAGTCAGGTGTATTCGCTGTTCAATGGAAATGTGCGCTAGTCTCTCCGTTACTTAAGAAGCCTGGTCTTGAATTATTGCTGAAGAATTATCGCCCCGTTAGTAATTTGCAGTATATTTCGAAGCTTACAGAGAAGGCCGTTTTCCAACAAACGCACAGTCATGTCTATAAACTCATTATATCCTGA